The proteins below are encoded in one region of Apium graveolens cultivar Ventura chromosome 4, ASM990537v1, whole genome shotgun sequence:
- the LOC141719773 gene encoding uncharacterized protein LOC141719773 produces MTNITSLSFVSLDISGDNYLSWVQDVKLHLGSKKLSDTIKAENKSTAEENFTSIIFLRHHMHEDLKSEYLEVEDPFILRENLKDRFDHQKLVYLPAAENDWANLRLQDFKSVRAYSSALFKISSRLIMYGEKVTEKRKIDKTLSNFHPNNINLAEMYRERKFTKFGGSSINSPRC; encoded by the coding sequence ATGACAAATATTACAAGCTTGTCGTTCGTTTCCTTGGACATTTCTGGcgataattatttatcatgggtACAAGATGTAAAGTTGCACTTGGGTTCAAAGAAATTAAGCGATACAATAAAGGCAGAAAATAAATCCACGGCTGAAGAAAACTTTACCTCCATAATTTTTCTCCGACACCACATGCATGAAGATTTAAAATCTGAGTACTTAGAAGTCGAGGATCCTTTTATTTTACGGGAAAATCTAAAGGATAGGTTCGATCACCAGAAACTAGTTTATCTACCTGCAGCTGAAAATGATTGGGCTAATTTAAGACTTCAGGATTTTAAGAGTGTTCGAGCATATAGCTCTGCTTTGTTCAAAATAAGTTCTAGGCTTATTATGTATGGTGAGAAAGTTACGGAAAAAAGAAAAATCGATAAAACACTATCAAATTTTCACCCCAACAATATCAACTTAGCAGAGATGTACAGGGAGCGCAAATTTACTAAGTTTGGGGGATCTTCTATCAACTCTCCTCGTTGCTGA